The Imtechella halotolerans DNA window AAACCTACTGGTACAAAATGACTACAAATTACAAAGGTAAATTAGTGGCACAATGTGATGAAGGGATAGAAGAAGTAGTTTGGAAAACACAAGATCAAATCCCAGTAGCATTAAAATATTCTTATGCGAATATTAGAAGATTGTTTCAATAAAAAAAAGACGTTTAAAGGACGTCTTTTTTTATAGTATTTATTCCATTAGTCTAAATATGGGATATCGCATATGTGCTTTTTCATAATGAGGTGAATTTTTGTATATCCAATCTAGTTGTTGGTACCAATTTTCAGAAAAGGACTCGTTTTCAGCTCGTTTGGCTTCGAATTCAGATTTTAATTGTGGATTATTGTCTAGAATTTCTTTGGCAATATCCTCAAAAACATACGCTGAAAAACCTTCTTTTTGTTGGAGAATAGTGTCGAAGAAATTCCAATTAAAGAATGAATCTGGTGCCTCTGGTTCCAATACTTCCAAAAGATATCTTAACCCTGGTTGTTGAATGTCTATGAGATAATCACCTTTACGTACCGAAATACTATCTTGGTGTTTAGTAACTGTTGTATTGTAATGTTGATAATGTCCTTCAAAAGGGGTCGTGCGGGTTTGAAATGTTTCAATCCGGTAATATTCTGCCCATATTTTCTTATCCTGATCAACCTGATTCATAGTGATCTTGTTTTTTTGAAGTAACTCTATAATTTTATGCCATCCTTGTGGAATAATGTATCCTTTAGGTACATTTACCATTTTTGTAGGTTTGAAATAATTTTGATATACAATTTCCTTACTAAAAGGTTGGTTGCGATCATATTTTAACCTTGGAAGACCTGTTACTTCACTTGTTATGGTATCCGCCTTATACCCTTTGAATTCAAAAGTTGAAAAACGGGTGGTGTCAAGTTCCCAATCCACTGGGTACTGACTTAATTGTGCAAAGTATTCTTCATTTTTCTTACGTGTTTGACTAATAGTCTCTGCATCTTTGTCGACAAGATCAATCATGCTTTTCATGAGCTCATAGGTGCCTTCAACACGCTCTTTGTAAGGTTTAAGCATGTGTGTTTCCACAGTTATTCCTAATACATTCCAAAGGGCGCTGTATCCTACAGAGTAGCGTGGATAATCCATGAATTGCGAGAATCCATGGTCTGGAGGCTTATTCCAAACATTAACATAGGGAGTAATAATCCAATTTCGATCAGGAAGGCTGTCATGTTCCTTGCTCATGGTTTTTGCTGCCAGTGATTTTTCTAAATCAGGTACCATTTTAGTATGAAGGTATTCTCCTAATTCACCACCAAGTTTATTGTGTTGAGTGAATAAATGGGTAAGGACATATTGATAATCTGCTCCGTTGCTCACATGATTGTCTATTAGGACATCAGGTTGTACAAGGTGAAATATTTCGGCAAATGATTGCGCATTTTTAGTGTCCGATTTTATGAAATCACGGTTTAAGTCATAATTGCGCGCATTTCCTCTAAATCCATATTCTTGAGGTCCATCTTGATTAACTCTAGTGGTGCTGTTGCGATTAAGAGCGCCACCAATATTGTATACAGGAATTGCTACAATAACAGTGTTTTTAGGTGCTTCCAGTTGTTTTTGTGCCAAGTTGCGTATAAGTAGCATGGTTGCATCGATACCATCAGGCTCTCCTGGATGAATGCCATTATTTATTAAAATGATCCTCTTATCCTTACGGATATTATTGAAATTGAAATCTCCATCTGGATTATACGTTACAATGTGAAGTGGGTAACCACTATCGGTAAGTCCCATTGTTTGTAAAGCAACCGTTGTATAAGATTGTGATAGTTCTTTGTAAAAATCAATTACTTCCTGATAGGATGGAGTTTCTTTTCCATTAGATTTTTCATATCGAGTTACAAAACTATCCTTTTTAGATGTTAAAGGGGAATCACAGCCGTAAATAATAACTAATAATAGGCTAATACAGAATTGTTTCATGAATAGAAGGTTTGGCTAATCAAACATACTAAAAAAACAACAACATGTTATAAAAATTAGACAGAAAGCAATTAATCAATAACCAAGGGAGTTTTTTTAGTTCTATTCCAGATGAACACTGTTGGGTACTAACACGGAATAATCTCCACCATTGCGAATCACATCTCGAACAATAGATGATGAAATATAAGAAGTACTGGCCGCTGTTAATAGGAATACTGTTTCAATACCTGATAACTTTCTGTTTGTATGTGCTATCGCTTTTTCAAACTCAAAATCAGCTGGGTTTCTCAATCCTCGTAGAATAAACTGTGCATCAATTTCTTTGCAGAAATCCACTGTTAGTCCCTGATAGGTAACTACTTTTATTTTAGGTTCATTGGAAAATGCTTTTTTAATAAATGCCATTCGTTCTTCTAGTGTAAACATATACTTTTTTTCGGCATTGATTCCAATGGCTACAACTACTTCATCGAACAAGTGTACTCCACGTTTTATGATGTCATAATGACCTAAAGTAATTGGGTCAAATGATCCTGGAAATAGGGCTCTTCTCATACTTAAATTTTTGTTACTTGGTTAAAGCCAATTCAAGTGCGTTATCAAATAATTCACTTAATGAAATACCTGCCTTGGCCGCTTGTTGAGGAAGTATACTGGCCTCTGTAAGTCCAGGGACGGTATTTACCTCTAAAAGATGTGGTTCACCTTCCACAAAGATATACTCACTTCGACTAAACCCTTTCATTTTTAAGACTTCGTATACCTTTTTGGCTGTTGCACTTACTTTTGCAGCCATCTCATCACTAATACGTGCCGGGGTAATCTCTTGGGATTGACCAAGATATTTTGCCTTATAATCAAAGAAATCATTGTCGGAAACAATTTCTGTGATCGGTAAAACAGTAACATTCCCCTTATAATTAATTACTCCTACAGATACTTCCGTTCCATCAAGAAAAGATTCTATAATGATCTCGTCATCTTCCTTAAAAGCTACCTCTACAGCATTCAGCATGTCTTCCTCAGCGTATACTTTGCTAACTCCAAAGCTACTTCCGGCCTTGTTAGCTTTTACAAAACAAGGTAAGCCTACCGCGTTAATGATGGCTGGAATATCTATGGTGTCCCCTAAGTTAAGATAATAGGATTTGGCTGTTTTAATTCCATAAGGCTTCAATACTGAAAGTAAGTCACGTTTATTAAATGTAAGAGCGGCCTGGTAGAAATCACAGCTTGTTTGTGGTATTCCTAGTAATGCAAAGTAGGCTTGCAAATAACCATCTTCTCCAGGACTGCCATGAATTGCGTTAAAAACACCATCAAATAGGATGTGTTGACCATCAATAGTAATTGAAAAATCATGACGGTTAACTGGAATTTCACTTCCATCATCAGCAATATAAACCCATTTTTCTTTGAGAAGATGAATTCGGTATCCTTTGTATTTTTGGATATCTAGGTTAGCATACACCACATTTCCACTTTGAAGCGAGATATTATATTCGCTGGAGTACCCTCCCATTACAATAGCAATATTCTTTTGCATACAGCTGAAAAACTTTCAAGATTTGTAACTTCAAAAATAAAACTAATTTGACGATATAAGTGTCCTAATATAATTATTTGTGATAAGGTGTCTACAATAAAAACTGGGTACGCATGGTTTTTTATATATTTGTCATCCTAAACAAAAGGTATGAGTATCTTCCGATTTCTTGTTAGTAAAACATTTGTAAAGCAGCTTGTGATAGCTGGAATATTATTGATTGTATTGGTGTTTTTAACCTTGCAAATGCTTAAAGTCCAAACAAATCATGGTGAACATGTTGCTGTTCCAGATTTATCTAAAAAATCATTACATGAAGTGGCTGAAATTCTCGAAGCGACAGATTTAAGGTTTGAGGTTTTAGATTCCACGGATTATAATCCTAAATACCCTGTTTATTCTGTTATTGATCAAAACCCTAAGGCGGGTTCTCAAGTTAAACAAAACCGTAAAATTTATTTAACCATTAATCCATCAGGTTATCGTAAGGTAACTATTCCTAAGGTGGTGCAAATCACTAGACGTAGTGCTGAAGCAACATTAAAAGCAGTAGGATTGGAAATTGGAAAGGTTACCTATGTAGATAATATAGGAAAGGATATGGTATTGGGATTGGAATTTAAAGGTAAGGAGATACAACCTGGTGACCAACTTATAAAGACTTCAAAGATAGACCTGATCTGTGGAAACGGAAATGATATTAACAGTATGATGGAGGATAATTCTCCGGAAACAATACAAGAAGATGGAGGAATATAATCCTGAAACAGAAGCTCAGGATGATGATCTTTATGAGCATTATAGTTTTAAGGCTGATAAAGGTCAGCAACCTTTCCGTATTGATAAATTCTTGATGAATCGAATAGAGAACGCAACTCGTAATAAAATTCAACAAGCGGCCAAAAATGGAAACATCTATGTGAATGGAGTTACTGTTAAACAAAATTATAAGGTAAAAGCGGGTGATGAAATAAAAGTGTTGTTTGCTCATCCACCTCACGAATATTTGCTAACTCCTGAGAATATTCCTTTGGACATAGTGTATGAGGATGAAGTTCTTTTGGTAGTTAATAAACCAGCAGGGATGGTGGTCCATCCAGGTCATGGGAATTATAGCGGGACCCTTATTAATGCTCTAATTTATCATTTTGACAATCTTCCAATTAATAGTAGTGAACGACCTGGCCTAGTTCACAGGATTGATAAAGATACAAGTGGTCTTTTGGTAATAGCTAAAACAGAACACGCTTTAAATCATTTGTCTAAACAGTTTTTTGATAAATCAAGTGAACGAGAGTATGTAGCACTCGTTTGGGGTAATGTGGAAGAAGATGAAGGAACTGTAAGGGGGCATATTGGCAGACATTTGCGAGATAGATTACAAATGGCTGTTTTTGAAGATGGAAGTTTAGGTAAAGAAGCTGTTACTCATTATAAGGTTCTTGAGCGATTCGGGTATGTTACTCTTATTTCATGTAAGTTAGAAACTGGACGTACACATCAGATTCGTGTCCATATGAAATATATTGGACATACCTTATTTAACGACGAACGTTATGGTGGTGATAAAATTTTAAAAGGCACTACATTCACAAAGTATAAACAATTTGTTGAGAACTGTTTTCAAGTACTTCCACGTCAAGCTTTACATGCCAAAACCCTAGGTTTTGAACACCCTGTAACAGGTACCTTTTTGCGTTTTGATACTGAAATACCTGAGGATATGCAGGCTTGTATCGAGAAATGGCGTACCTATTCTAAGCATCAAGATCTGGAATTGTAATAGTGCATCAATTTTTTTGATATTACTATCAATAAGTTATGTCTATTGGTGTTGAGGGTTCTATGGTTTAATTGTACTTTTGATTTGTCAATATAAAAACTGATTCACTCATGAAATTTGTTATATCGCCTGCTAAATCATTAAACTTCGAATCGCCAGTACCAACTGAAAAATTTACTCAAGGAGTATTTCTTCCTGAAGCCGAACGTTTAAATGGCATACTAAAAAAGAAATCCAGCAAGTCATTGTCGAAATTGATGCATATTTCGGATGATTTGGGTAGACTTAATTATGAACGAAATCAAGAGTGGAAACTTCCTTTTACATTAGAAAATTCACGTCAGGCATTATATGCTTTTAGTGGTGATGTATACAGAGGTTTGGACGCGTACACCATACCTGTAGAAAAATTAGATCAGGTTCAACAATCACTACGTATTCTATCAGGACAATACGGGCTGTTAAAGCCATTGGATCTTATGCAGCCCTATAGGCTAGAAATGGGTACTTCCTTGGCTGTAGGTAAGGCAAAGAATCTGTATGAATTTTGGAAGACTAAAATTACCAAAGCCCTTAATGACGAATTGGAAGAAGGGGAACTATTTGTCAACCTAGCCAGTAACGAGTATTTTAAAGCTGTTGATGTGAAGTCTTTGAAAGTGCCTGTAATTACGGCCACTTTTAAAGATTTTAAAAATGGAGAATATAAAACAGTTATGACGTATGCTAAGCTTGCACGAGGGTATATGTCAAGGTATATTATCGATACTAATGCCCAAACAATTGAAGATTTAAAAGGGTTCAATTACCAAGGATATGGTTTTAGTGAGGTAATGTCAACCGAGAAGGAACTCGTTTTTATCCGTTAATAAGGTATTTTGTTTCATCATAAACATCCATATGGACCTTTCATACCGGATGGTGCCCGAAAATTGATAGTGGGTACACTTCCACCACCTCGGTTTACCCAGGGATTATTAAGAGAAGGCGATGTAGATTTTTGTTATGGGAGTCGCGATGGACAACTTTGGCCTATACTTGATCGTATTTTTCATCTTAATTTGGATTATGCCCTTACCGAAGAAGCAATACACCAACGTAAGAATTTCCTAGAAAAACATCATATTGGAATTTGTGATATAGTAGAATCGGCATGGCGAAACAAGATAGATGCTAGTGATCTTGGGATGCATTCCGTACAAATACGTAATGTTATAGAGTATATAAGAGACATTCCAACAGTGGAGATGCTTCTCTTCACTGGAGGGAATAGCAAGAATGGGCCGGAATATTTTTTTAGAAGGCATTTAAAGGACCATGCTCTTCGATTGGAGATGGTTAGTAAAGAAGTTCCTAGAATTCATCGTTTTGAAGTTGAAGGAAGACAAATAACTACTGTATCCTTACTTGCGCCATCAGGATCAGCAAATAGAGCAGTAGGATCATTACCCTTGTATAAAACATTAAAAAAAGAAAACCCGAAAATGACAACAATTGATTTTCGGGTGTTTCAATATGAAAGGTTTTTTAAGGATTAATCATAAAAAACTCGTGGTACCTTATTGTCTACAGGAGGTAATGTTTTCAGATAGGCATACATCGAAGCGATTTCGTAATCGGTTAAGTATACGAAGGGTAACATCGGAAAACGCAATGCTCGATCATTTTCAACCAATCCGAATTTTACGGCTTTTATAAATTGTTCTTCTGTCCAGTTACCAATACCACTTGTTTTATGAGGAGTTAGGTTAGAAGTGGCTATAATTTGCCCTTCCATATTAAGAGGTTTGTTACCTCCCGCCATATAGCCTTTACTGTTTTCGGGAACCAAGTAATCATTAGTTTTAAAATCGGCAGAATGACATGAAAAGCAATCTAATGTTTGGATATAATATTTCCCTAAAGCAACTCTATCCGTGGTATCAGGCATTTTTATAGGTTTGGTGGGCATGGGCATAGGTTTAAATACCAAATGCGATAGTAATTTTGTCAGGAAGGAAACTTCACTTGGTTGGTCAGGAGTGGGATTGGGAGCCACCAAGGGATCATCCGATCGCAAAAAGCTTATAATGGCATTAATATCTTGATCAGAGGTTACTGTTAGCTTAGCCATATAGGGAGGGATATATTGACCGTCTTTTTTTATACCGGTTCTAAGAAGATATAAAAGTTCTGCATCAGTCCAATTGCCTATTCCGTAAGTACTATCCTGGGTAATATTTTGGGAATATATTTTCCCGAATTCAGGTGGAGCATCGAGCATTAATGTTCCTGTTAATTTTCCTGTTTCATGATTTTTATGACATCCTGCGCATAATGTTAATGCCAGTTTCTTTCCACGCTCAATACTTTCAGGAGTACTTACATGTGTATATTCAGGAAGCACTACTTCATACTTAGGAATGCCTGTGAAGTTCACATACAAAACCATACAAATAAGTATAAGAAATACAATCCCGAAAATAATTCCGGTGATTTTTACTAATTTTTTCATAATGGTTGGTTAGTTGTTGAAAGTTAGTTACTTATAAAAGTAGTAAAACTGTTTTTTTTATGCAAGTACTTGATATTCAGGTTTTTTATTTTACAAAAAAAACCTGAATGAAATCCATTCAGGTTTAAGAGTTGTTTACAGTTTCAGTCTTTACAGGTTTTGGTTTGATTTTAAACGCCCCTCTTTTTGGCCTTAATCTACCATAACTTCCCATAATGATTTTCCCTCGGCGAGTCTTTTTATCTCCTTTTCCCATATTACGTATAATTTTAAGTGAATTCTCAAGGTACTAAAAATAATACTTATATGAAAGAATATGAGGTGATTATGTTCTAAGTGTTTTGATGAATGAGGTTATATTGTTAATTCCATGTTCTGTAAGGTGCTTGATGAAGGCGGAGCCAACTATTGCTCCTTTGGTAGTACGGGTTGCTTGAGTAAAGGTTTCACTATTACTAATACCAAATCCTACAATTTGCGGAGTTTTTAAGTCCATGGATGAAATGCGATCAAAATATTTTTGTTGTGTTTCTCCAAAAGTGTTTTGAGCCCCAGTAACACTTGCTGAACTTACCATATAGATAAAACCGCTGGAAATATGGTCTATATATCGTATTCGATCTTCAGACGTCTGAGGTGTAATGAGAAAGATATTAATTAGCCCATATTGTTCAAAAATATGATGATAGTTATGGTGATATACATCTACAGGTAAATCGGGAATAATTAACCCATCAATACCTACTTCGGCACAACGACGACAAAAGTTCTCGACACCATATTGCATAATAGGATTGAAGTAACCCATTATAAGTAATGGAATATCAACTGTTTTTCGTATTTCTTGAAGTTGTTCAAAAAGTAATTCTGAATTCATTCCATTTTCAAGAGCTTTAGTGGAGCTTTGTTGAATAGTTGGTCCATCAGCTAAAGGATCACTAAAGGGCAAACCAATCTCTACCATATCAACTCCTCCTATCTCAAGCTGTTCAAGGATGGTTTTAGTGTCACTTAAAGAAGGATATCCGGCAGTGAAATAAATGGATAACAGTTTTTTATTCTCTTGAAGTTTTTGTTGTATTCTGTTCATCCTATTATAAATTAAAATAATTGATATATGTGCTTAAATCTTTATCTCCTCTTCCCGAAAGGTTAAGTACTACAATGTCACTCTTTTTAAATTTCTTCTTTCCAAATACGGCAAGTGCGTGTGCACTTTCAATGGCAGGAATGATCCCTTCCAATTGACATAGTTCCATGCCAGCTTTCATCGCTTGATCATCAGTTATGGAAACAAATTCACCTCTTCCCGAGCAGAATAGATGTGCGTGTAAAGGGCCTACTCCAGGATAATCTAATCCGGCAGATATAGAATAAGGTTCTGTAATTTGGCCATCTGGAGTCTGCATTAGTAATGTTTTACTTCCGTGAATAATACCTGTCTTTCCAAGAGCTGAAGTGGCGGCACTTTCTCCACTTTCTATACCTTTTCCAGCTGCTTCTACAGCAATAAGACCAACTTTTTCATTGTCTAAGAAATGATAAAAGGCTCCAGCTGCATTACTTCCTCCTCCCACACAGGCAATAACATAGTTTGGAAACTCAGTACCTTCTTTTTCTAAAAGTTGCATTTTGATTTCTTCAGAAATGATACTTTGGAACCTAGCTACCATGTCTGGATAAGGATGCGGTCCAACTACAGAACCAATGATGTAATGCGTGTCTTCAGGATTATTAATCCAATCTCTAATGGCTTCATTTGTGGCATCTTTAAGGGTTTTACTTCCAGAAAGTGCCGGTCGTACTTCCGCTCCTAGCATTTTCATTCGAGCAACATTGGGAGCTTGGCGTGAAATATCAATGGCACCCATATAAACGATACACTCCATACCCATAAGTGCACATACTGTTGCGGTCGCGACTCCATGCTGACCAGCCCCTGTTTCGGCGATGATACGTTTTTTGCCCAACCGTTTTGCCATTAGAATTTGACCAATAGTATTATTTACTTTATGCGCCCCGGTATGGTTAAGGTCTTCGCGCTTAAGGTAAATATTTGTTTGGTATTTTTCTGATAATCGAGTGGCGTAGTAGAGAGGGGAGGGCCTTCCTACATAGTCTTTTAAAAGTTGATTGAATTCTTCTTGGAATTCTGGTGCAGCCATGATTTCAAGATACCTTTGTTTTAGTTCTTCAACATTAGGATACAGCATTTCGGGGATATAAGCTCCTCCAAACTCACCATAATATCCATTTTCGTTTACGTGATAACTCATTTTTTCTTTTTTTATAGGTTTTATAGTGTTTGTAATATTTGTTGAAAGGCTTTTAACTTTTCAACATCTTTTACGCCTGGTATTACTTCAAATCGACTATTTAAGTCAATTGCATGGCAGTGTTTAGCTGCTGAAGAATACATGAATTTTTTTAAAGATTCTATAGAGTCTAGCGAAATGCCACCACTTAAGAAAAATGGTTTGTTAGAAGGATAAGACTCTAAAAGCGACCAGTTGAATGAATAGCCATTACCCCCTGGCAATTTTCCTTGCGTATCAAACAAAAAGAAGGAAACATAAGGCTCAAAATCTCTTACTATTGAAAAGTCAAAATAGTCGTTAACAGGAAAGGCCTTTATTATTTTAACGTTTAAAGACTTTTGTAAGGATTTACAAAACGAGGGAGTTTCTTCTCCATGCAATTGAACCACTTGTAAGTGGTATTTATGAACAGCGATTTCTATATCCTTCAAGGAAGCATCTACAAAGACACCTACTTTATTTATGTTTTGGCTTAATGCAGGAATAAGCTCATTTGCGATATACCTGGTCGAATTTTTATAGAAAATAAATCCCATATAGTCTGGCTGAAGCGCTCCCACTTGTAGAATATTATCCATGTATTTCATTCCGCAAACTTTGACTTTCATGATTGTAAAGATTGTATGAATGAAGTGGCGGCATTTCCTGCATGTTCAGTTTTCATGAAATGTTCACCAATTAGGAAACCTTGATACCCATAGTTTTGTAGTTCTTTGATTGCTTCTGTAGAACTTATCCCGCTTTCTGATACTTTTACGAATTCATCAGGTATGGCTGATGCCAAATCTTTACTTGTATCTATGCTTACTTCAAAAGTTTTTAAGTTTCGGTTGTTTACACCTAATAAATCTATTGAAGGCATCAATGATTTTTCCAGCTCTTCTAGATTGTGTACCTCCAGTAATACCTCTAATCCTAGGTTTTTTGCAGTGGTAGATAATTGTTGAATTTCTTTTCGCTCCAGTACTGCTGCTATTAATAAAATGACATCAGCTCCAAATGCTTTGGCTTCTAATAGTTGGTATTCATCTATTATAAATTCTTTACGTAATAATGGAATATTAGTAGTTGCTCTGGCAGTTAATAGATCGTCTAGCGAACCACCAAAATATTTTCCATCAGTAAGAACTGAAATCCCACACACTCCAGCATTCTCATAACCTGTGATGACATCAAATACTGAGAATTGTTGGTTAATTACAGCTTTAGAGGGAGAGCGTCGCTTATGCTCAGCTATAATACCACTTTTACTGTTTCGAAGAA harbors:
- the trpB gene encoding tryptophan synthase subunit beta encodes the protein MSYHVNENGYYGEFGGAYIPEMLYPNVEELKQRYLEIMAAPEFQEEFNQLLKDYVGRPSPLYYATRLSEKYQTNIYLKREDLNHTGAHKVNNTIGQILMAKRLGKKRIIAETGAGQHGVATATVCALMGMECIVYMGAIDISRQAPNVARMKMLGAEVRPALSGSKTLKDATNEAIRDWINNPEDTHYIIGSVVGPHPYPDMVARFQSIISEEIKMQLLEKEGTEFPNYVIACVGGGSNAAGAFYHFLDNEKVGLIAVEAAGKGIESGESAATSALGKTGIIHGSKTLLMQTPDGQITEPYSISAGLDYPGVGPLHAHLFCSGRGEFVSITDDQAMKAGMELCQLEGIIPAIESAHALAVFGKKKFKKSDIVVLNLSGRGDKDLSTYINYFNL
- the coaD gene encoding pantetheine-phosphate adenylyltransferase; this encodes MRRALFPGSFDPITLGHYDIIKRGVHLFDEVVVAIGINAEKKYMFTLEERMAFIKKAFSNEPKIKVVTYQGLTVDFCKEIDAQFILRGLRNPADFEFEKAIAHTNRKLSGIETVFLLTAASTSYISSSIVRDVIRNGGDYSVLVPNSVHLE
- a CDS encoding PASTA domain-containing protein, which encodes MSIFRFLVSKTFVKQLVIAGILLIVLVFLTLQMLKVQTNHGEHVAVPDLSKKSLHEVAEILEATDLRFEVLDSTDYNPKYPVYSVIDQNPKAGSQVKQNRKIYLTINPSGYRKVTIPKVVQITRRSAEATLKAVGLEIGKVTYVDNIGKDMVLGLEFKGKEIQPGDQLIKTSKIDLICGNGNDINSMMEDNSPETIQEDGGI
- a CDS encoding phosphoribosylanthranilate isomerase, giving the protein MKVKVCGMKYMDNILQVGALQPDYMGFIFYKNSTRYIANELIPALSQNINKVGVFVDASLKDIEIAVHKYHLQVVQLHGEETPSFCKSLQKSLNVKIIKAFPVNDYFDFSIVRDFEPYVSFFLFDTQGKLPGGNGYSFNWSLLESYPSNKPFFLSGGISLDSIESLKKFMYSSAAKHCHAIDLNSRFEVIPGVKDVEKLKAFQQILQTL
- the yaaA gene encoding peroxide stress protein YaaA, coding for MKFVISPAKSLNFESPVPTEKFTQGVFLPEAERLNGILKKKSSKSLSKLMHISDDLGRLNYERNQEWKLPFTLENSRQALYAFSGDVYRGLDAYTIPVEKLDQVQQSLRILSGQYGLLKPLDLMQPYRLEMGTSLAVGKAKNLYEFWKTKITKALNDELEEGELFVNLASNEYFKAVDVKSLKVPVITATFKDFKNGEYKTVMTYAKLARGYMSRYIIDTNAQTIEDLKGFNYQGYGFSEVMSTEKELVFIR
- a CDS encoding uracil-DNA glycosylase family protein, producing MFHHKHPYGPFIPDGARKLIVGTLPPPRFTQGLLREGDVDFCYGSRDGQLWPILDRIFHLNLDYALTEEAIHQRKNFLEKHHIGICDIVESAWRNKIDASDLGMHSVQIRNVIEYIRDIPTVEMLLFTGGNSKNGPEYFFRRHLKDHALRLEMVSKEVPRIHRFEVEGRQITTVSLLAPSGSANRAVGSLPLYKTLKKENPKMTTIDFRVFQYERFFKD
- a CDS encoding 30S ribosomal protein THX, producing the protein MGKGDKKTRRGKIIMGSYGRLRPKRGAFKIKPKPVKTETVNNS
- a CDS encoding c-type cytochrome — encoded protein: MKKLVKITGIIFGIVFLILICMVLYVNFTGIPKYEVVLPEYTHVSTPESIERGKKLALTLCAGCHKNHETGKLTGTLMLDAPPEFGKIYSQNITQDSTYGIGNWTDAELLYLLRTGIKKDGQYIPPYMAKLTVTSDQDINAIISFLRSDDPLVAPNPTPDQPSEVSFLTKLLSHLVFKPMPMPTKPIKMPDTTDRVALGKYYIQTLDCFSCHSADFKTNDYLVPENSKGYMAGGNKPLNMEGQIIATSNLTPHKTSGIGNWTEEQFIKAVKFGLVENDRALRFPMLPFVYLTDYEIASMYAYLKTLPPVDNKVPRVFYD
- a CDS encoding D-alanine--D-alanine ligase is translated as MQKNIAIVMGGYSSEYNISLQSGNVVYANLDIQKYKGYRIHLLKEKWVYIADDGSEIPVNRHDFSITIDGQHILFDGVFNAIHGSPGEDGYLQAYFALLGIPQTSCDFYQAALTFNKRDLLSVLKPYGIKTAKSYYLNLGDTIDIPAIINAVGLPCFVKANKAGSSFGVSKVYAEEDMLNAVEVAFKEDDEIIIESFLDGTEVSVGVINYKGNVTVLPITEIVSDNDFFDYKAKYLGQSQEITPARISDEMAAKVSATAKKVYEVLKMKGFSRSEYIFVEGEPHLLEVNTVPGLTEASILPQQAAKAGISLSELFDNALELALTK
- a CDS encoding RluA family pseudouridine synthase, with translation MEEYNPETEAQDDDLYEHYSFKADKGQQPFRIDKFLMNRIENATRNKIQQAAKNGNIYVNGVTVKQNYKVKAGDEIKVLFAHPPHEYLLTPENIPLDIVYEDEVLLVVNKPAGMVVHPGHGNYSGTLINALIYHFDNLPINSSERPGLVHRIDKDTSGLLVIAKTEHALNHLSKQFFDKSSEREYVALVWGNVEEDEGTVRGHIGRHLRDRLQMAVFEDGSLGKEAVTHYKVLERFGYVTLISCKLETGRTHQIRVHMKYIGHTLFNDERYGGDKILKGTTFTKYKQFVENCFQVLPRQALHAKTLGFEHPVTGTFLRFDTEIPEDMQACIEKWRTYSKHQDLEL
- a CDS encoding M14 family metallopeptidase, translating into MKQFCISLLLVIIYGCDSPLTSKKDSFVTRYEKSNGKETPSYQEVIDFYKELSQSYTTVALQTMGLTDSGYPLHIVTYNPDGDFNFNNIRKDKRIILINNGIHPGEPDGIDATMLLIRNLAQKQLEAPKNTVIVAIPVYNIGGALNRNSTTRVNQDGPQEYGFRGNARNYDLNRDFIKSDTKNAQSFAEIFHLVQPDVLIDNHVSNGADYQYVLTHLFTQHNKLGGELGEYLHTKMVPDLEKSLAAKTMSKEHDSLPDRNWIITPYVNVWNKPPDHGFSQFMDYPRYSVGYSALWNVLGITVETHMLKPYKERVEGTYELMKSMIDLVDKDAETISQTRKKNEEYFAQLSQYPVDWELDTTRFSTFEFKGYKADTITSEVTGLPRLKYDRNQPFSKEIVYQNYFKPTKMVNVPKGYIIPQGWHKIIELLQKNKITMNQVDQDKKIWAEYYRIETFQTRTTPFEGHYQHYNTTVTKHQDSISVRKGDYLIDIQQPGLRYLLEVLEPEAPDSFFNWNFFDTILQQKEGFSAYVFEDIAKEILDNNPQLKSEFEAKRAENESFSENWYQQLDWIYKNSPHYEKAHMRYPIFRLME
- the trpC gene encoding indole-3-glycerol phosphate synthase TrpC; protein product: MTILDKIIRDKRQEVTLRKNLIPTTQLESSVLFNRTGTSMAELLRNSKSGIIAEHKRRSPSKAVINQQFSVFDVITGYENAGVCGISVLTDGKYFGGSLDDLLTARATTNIPLLRKEFIIDEYQLLEAKAFGADVILLIAAVLERKEIQQLSTTAKNLGLEVLLEVHNLEELEKSLMPSIDLLGVNNRNLKTFEVSIDTSKDLASAIPDEFVKVSESGISSTEAIKELQNYGYQGFLIGEHFMKTEHAGNAATSFIQSLQS
- the trpA gene encoding tryptophan synthase subunit alpha, yielding MNRIQQKLQENKKLLSIYFTAGYPSLSDTKTILEQLEIGGVDMVEIGLPFSDPLADGPTIQQSSTKALENGMNSELLFEQLQEIRKTVDIPLLIMGYFNPIMQYGVENFCRRCAEVGIDGLIIPDLPVDVYHHNYHHIFEQYGLINIFLITPQTSEDRIRYIDHISSGFIYMVSSASVTGAQNTFGETQQKYFDRISSMDLKTPQIVGFGISNSETFTQATRTTKGAIVGSAFIKHLTEHGINNITSFIKTLRT